A stretch of the Rosa rugosa chromosome 5, drRosRugo1.1, whole genome shotgun sequence genome encodes the following:
- the LOC133712096 gene encoding uncharacterized protein LOC133712096: MKNTNGGVNPDRCKMFELTHVHDNEKPDELNSKAIALMKDKIDKMKTTKRASQLPEVLNDFEINEVYASVLGKETRGGVRGFGIGAIPEQVPGVLVQKRCVHLEVQAMREQHELEIETIRKENQEKEDKQK, encoded by the exons ATG AAAAATACTAATGGAGGTGTAAACCCAGACCGTTGCAAAATGTTTGAGCTTACCCATGTCCACGATAATGAAAAACCTGATGAACTGAATTCTAAAGCTATT GCCTTGATGAAGGACAAGATTGACAAGATGAAGACTACAAAGAGGGCATCCCAACTTCCAGAGGTTCTTAATGATTTTGAAATCAATGAAGTATATGCGTCTGTGCTTGGAAAAGAGACACGTGGAGGGGTGCGAGGATTTGGCATTGGAGCCATACCTGAACAAGTTCCTGGTGTACTAGTGCAGAAGAGATGTGTTCATTTAGAGGTACAAGCAATGAGAGAACAACATGAGCTTGAGATTGAAACGATTCGGAAGGAGAACCAAGAAAAGGAAGATAAGCAGAAATGA